ACACTCCATATCAATGACAAGTTTATGAGTGGGGGACCAAATGACATCAGAAGTTTTCAAAGCTTTGGTGTGGGTCCAAAGGACTTACAGGATGCCATCGGTGGCGACACCTTCTTGAGTTATGGTGTTAGTATATTCTCTAAATTaccaataaaaaaattcgaAGATTCACATTTCAGGTTGCATTGGTTTTTTAATGGTGGAAAATTAATAAACCATCAAAACAAGCCTGTAATTGACACTTTACATGATCTGAGTCGTCAACACTCTACGTCTGTTGGTTGCGGTATAGTTCTAAGACACCCGGTTGCCCGTTTTGAACTCAACTTCTCATTACCGTTGACGGTATCCACCGAGGACTCGTTAAGAAAAGGATTTCAATTTGGTTTGGGTATGTCATTTTTATGACTTCTTCAATAAGAATGATAAGGCATTCTTTTTTAGTTGGTAAGAAATAGTCATTCCTAACCATCGATTCTCGATTTACGACTAAATGTAAACAAAATCAATCgaataattataaaaaatacCTCCATATTTAAAACAttgtattttattcatGCATTAAATAATCTATTGTCGTTAAATGAATATCTAATCAAAGTAAATCGTAAATGTGACCTGTGGTTATTTGGATATCCCTTAATATCGTTCAGGCAGATAGTGGTCTTAGGTAAAGTGTATGTAGGAGATACTTAATCCATGGCTCATGGTAACGATCCCAATGGTCATAAAGAATGATCTGTTGTTGGATGGTATCCATTACTTCTTCTAGGTCAACGTGTGATTCAGCCaaaaatctgaaaaaaGTTTGTTGTTGAGGGGTCAAGGAGGACTGAGACGTTAAAGTCTCAGTTACCGCAGAAGTCAATGACAATTCCTTAGTATTTGAACCCTGTATGGAGACGGTAATGAATAGACATGCCATAGCAATGATGTGAGGTGCGTAAGTTAAATGTACGTCATTGATAAAGCTATCATTTATAAGTGACCAGCAGTTTTGTAGCTCATCTGACGTAAAAGTTAGTTTGAAAGGctcttctttcaaagcTTCCACTATCTGTTCCATAGACTTATAAGGGTGGTGTACAATTAAGTAGCATTGTAGTTCTTCTATCAGGTAAAATTCGAATTCTGTTACCTTTGTAGGATCAGGAGGTATAAACTCCGGCCATAATGATCTTGCCTCGCTTACTAATGTCCTGATATATTGTGGACACTCTTCCACTTTACAAGCCAAATAAACGCATGTAGTGACCAATAGATATAAATTGACCTCTCTGACGGAAGCTTTTAATAGAAATCGTGAAAGATATATATGTGCAGTAGCCAAGGCATATTGCCGTATGTTTAACCGTCTGCCCAGTTTCATTATGAGGAAATAACAGTAAATCCTCAAATTATAATCCTTATCGTAATGCAAATCTCTATGTGTTATAGGGATATTCTTAGTCGTGGCTACCAATTGTGACCTACCATTGCCACCTCCATTATTAGCAGCATTTCCGTTGGAACTATCTGCGGAGTTGGGCTTGGAATCCACTATAATATTCAGACCTTGTGGAAATAACTGGCACTCCATAACCCACAGCCTCTGTCGCTCGCGCGCCAAGCTAGGCTTGGTGTGCTGCCACTTTTGCCGCTGCATAGAAGTCCAGTAACTCCCAGACATCCGGTACTTATACTAATTAACCCAATTGAAGCCAATCAAAATTAAGGCCGTGAGGGCTGTCGTCCTAAAATTAGTTATCTATTAATAAAATGTGGTAATTAGAGATACTAAACTGAAAAATGTATGGATCCCATAAACTGTTGCCAAACAATTCATAGTTACTCTAACTTCTTAAACTACTATGTGCTCAGAAATCACAAGCTATTGGTACGATGAGTATTAAAGCCCTAAACATACCACACTACGGAACTGCAAAATCATAAAGCCCTAATTCTCAACCCTAACCCTACACTATTACTTTtggtaaaaaaattttcagctGGAAATTCATATAAATAGAGCTGATGAgtttgcgatgagctcgTTCTTCTTTCTATCCGTCTGTTTTGGTACACCTGTTGTTTACTTTCTTTTACTTACAATACTCCAATCCATGGTCGAAGAATCGTCTGTCATCGAAGCTTGCACAAGGAGTCCAACAGATTTTTAATGATGTGTCGGATTCACAAAAGCTTTGGGTCGAAAGTCTCCCACCTGATCGTATGCGGAAAACGTAATGAGATTTAAAAATTTGTTAAAATGTTTAAATCAACTCATTTAAGGTATTCTTCGGAATATTTTACCATGTCCTGGGGTTTTGTTAAAATCCTGGTTGTATCTTTTCGGTACTGAAATCCTTTGTATAGGTTTCAAACCATAGTTATGACGATTGCGttatctttatttattattggtAACGTAACCCAATGGAGCTTACTCTCTCGACCAATggattcaattttttttttcaatttatt
This is a stretch of genomic DNA from Nakaseomyces glabratus chromosome M, complete sequence. It encodes these proteins:
- the SSN8 gene encoding cyclin-dependent protein serine/threonine kinase regulator SSN8 (CAGL0M06875g~Ortholog(s) have RNA polymerase II core promoter sequence-specific DNA binding, cyclin-dependent protein serine/threonine kinase regulator activity); the protein is MSGSYWTSMQRQKWQHTKPSLARERQRLWVMECQLFPQGLNIIVDSKPNSADSSNGNAANNGGGNGRSQLVATTKNIPITHRDLHYDKDYNLRIYCYFLIMKLGRRLNIRQYALATAHIYLSRFLLKASVREVNLYLLVTTCVYLACKVEECPQYIRTLVSEARSLWPEFIPPDPTKVTEFEFYLIEELQCYLIVHHPYKSMEQIVEALKEEPFKLTFTSDELQNCWSLINDSFINDVHLTYAPHIIAMACLFITVSIQGSNTKELSLTSAVTETLTSQSSLTPQQQTFFRFLAESHVDLEEVMDTIQQQIILYDHWDRYHEPWIKYLLHTLYLRPLSA